In Pleuronectes platessa chromosome 5, fPlePla1.1, whole genome shotgun sequence, a single genomic region encodes these proteins:
- the xaf1 gene encoding XIAP-associated factor 1, translating into MDNTGGTRTCGLCHKEVAEANFALHETHCRRFLCLCPDCDEAVPRDQLNQHREEEHTPTRCPKCNQKIERCRLKDHESDDCVERLQACQFCDLELPWKQLGEHCLACGSRTELCRDCSRYVRLRDQQEHALTCPAADNDASPPQTASAPTNMITFACSGCMGFFSAEDIETHELACISASGWDYSGKEKKKHEKEEREDEEDKEEEEEFPGQVTIPQLSSIYKAASLSNTPHNGTLGEGDQDQIKICPHCYLALPLFTLRRHQAKCKIYNHLK; encoded by the exons ATGGACAACACGGGCGGAACACGCACCTGCGGCCTGTG CCACAAGGAGGTTGCAGAGGCCAACTTCGCTCTGCACGAGACGCACTGCAGACGCTTCTTATGTCTCTGTCCTGACTGTGATGAGGCAGTTCCTCGAGACCAACTGAAccagcacagagaggaagagcacactccg ACGAGATGTCCCAAGTGCAACCAAAAGATTGAGCGTTGTCGCCTCAAGGATCACGAG TCTGATGACTGTGTTGAGCGCCTGCAGGCCTGTCAGTTCTGTGATCTGGAGCTGCCGTGGAAGCAGCTGGGAGAACACTGTCTGGCGTGTGGGAGTCGTACGGAGCTCTGCAGGGACTGCAGCCGCTACGTGAGACTGAGGGACCAGCAGGAGCACGCCTTGACCTGCCCGGCTGCTGACAATGATGCAAGTCCTCCTCAAACGGCCAGCGCACCAACAAACATGA TAACATTTGCCTGCAGCGGATGCATGGGATTTTTTTCTGCTGAGGACATAGAGACACATGAG CTTGCTTGTATCTCTGCGTCCGGGTGGGACTACTCtggaaaggaaaagaagaagcatgaaaaggaagagagggaggatgaggaggataaagaggaggaagaggagttccCTGGGCAGGTGACCATTCCTCAGCTAAGCAGCATCTATAAGGCGGCCTCCCTGTcaaacacaccccacaatggtaCCCTGGGTGAAGGAGATCAAGACCAGATCAAGATCTGTCCCCACTGTTATCTGGCCCTGCCTCTCTTCACACTGCGCAGGCATCAG gcaAAGTGCAAAATCTACAATCACCTGaaataa